In the genome of Christensenella timonensis, one region contains:
- a CDS encoding ABC transporter permease yields the protein MNEHSLEKEKNSLGKVLHKIPPVLWALVIAVVVLGIVSPSSIEGAHLLDFTRQAAPLIIVGIGQTLVMLIGGIDLSVGAMMSFTTVMASGLMMGHPENAGFGVLLCILIGIGVGLANGLFCAKLRMPPFVTTLGMSMLLFGVMMIMCNGAPSGKIPENLRFWATGFIAGIPSAFYVWILIAVVVMILIKLTPLGRYIFCTGANERAVNLAGLNVVKIKLIAYGLCGLLAALAGLVLAAYIGTGSLTVGDDYQMDSLTVAILGGAAFDGGKGSIVGTILASLFLMVLFSLIAVLNLDIAIRTMIKGIILVFGFLLNNLQGQRGRRRKKVKAAVNCAE from the coding sequence ATGAATGAACATTCTCTTGAAAAAGAAAAAAACAGTTTGGGGAAAGTATTGCATAAGATACCGCCTGTTTTATGGGCGCTGGTCATTGCGGTCGTGGTATTGGGGATCGTTTCGCCATCATCGATCGAAGGCGCGCATTTACTCGACTTTACGCGGCAGGCAGCCCCCCTGATCATCGTGGGCATAGGCCAGACGCTGGTGATGCTGATCGGCGGTATCGACCTTTCTGTAGGCGCGATGATGTCGTTTACAACGGTCATGGCGTCGGGCTTGATGATGGGGCATCCGGAAAATGCAGGCTTTGGCGTGCTCTTATGCATCTTGATCGGCATCGGCGTGGGACTGGCAAACGGGCTGTTCTGCGCAAAGCTGCGGATGCCGCCGTTTGTGACGACGCTCGGCATGAGCATGCTTTTGTTTGGCGTGATGATGATCATGTGCAACGGCGCGCCGAGCGGGAAGATCCCGGAGAACCTGCGGTTTTGGGCGACAGGGTTTATCGCAGGCATCCCGAGCGCGTTTTATGTATGGATCCTGATCGCCGTGGTCGTGATGATATTGATCAAACTCACGCCGCTGGGACGTTATATTTTCTGCACAGGCGCCAATGAACGCGCGGTAAACCTAGCCGGGCTGAACGTCGTGAAAATAAAGCTGATCGCCTATGGACTGTGCGGCCTGCTGGCGGCATTGGCAGGACTGGTTTTGGCAGCCTATATCGGCACGGGCAGCCTTACGGTCGGGGACGACTACCAAATGGATTCCCTGACCGTGGCTATACTGGGCGGGGCCGCCTTTGACGGAGGCAAGGGCTCCATTGTGGGGACGATACTGGCTTCGCTGTTCCTGATGGTGCTGTTCAGCCTCATTGCGGTGCTGAACCTGGATATCGCGATCAGGACGATGATCAAGGGGATCATACTGGTGTTTGGTTTCCTGCTGAACAATTTGCAGGGACAGCGCGGCCGGAGGCGCAAAAAGGTAAAAGCGGCAGTGAACTGCGCGGAATAA
- a CDS encoding ABC transporter permease: MALKQFVKKNDAIVTVYIVLIIEIIIGLLVSNRFISAVNLGNIFEQAVGLGIVSIAQALIILTGGIDLSLGAMISATCAMLSVITADSPVGILIGIVVALAFGIGFGALNGWGITTLKVPPFAMTLATMSVLTGIALVFRPTPGGSVPYALTEFLTYRLGVIPVGILIMVAFFAIMITVLGKTRFGRNIYAVGGSERTSQLSGINTKKVKIAVYALGGMLAAIAGIYLTARMGTGDASLGKNFSLDSVTVCVLGGLSLAGGVGRLSGIIASTFVMTILNNILNLVGVDSYWQYALKGAILILIVLIYAVKDRKEN; the protein is encoded by the coding sequence ATGGCTTTAAAGCAATTTGTAAAAAAGAATGACGCCATTGTGACCGTTTACATTGTGCTCATTATTGAAATCATCATTGGGCTTTTGGTAAGTAACCGTTTTATCAGCGCCGTCAATTTAGGCAATATCTTTGAGCAGGCGGTAGGACTGGGCATCGTATCGATTGCACAGGCATTGATCATCCTCACCGGGGGAATCGACCTCTCGCTGGGCGCGATGATCAGCGCGACGTGCGCGATGCTGTCGGTGATCACGGCCGACAGCCCGGTGGGAATACTGATCGGGATCGTGGTGGCACTGGCTTTCGGCATCGGCTTTGGCGCCTTGAACGGCTGGGGCATCACCACGCTCAAGGTACCGCCGTTCGCGATGACGCTGGCAACGATGTCGGTGCTGACGGGGATCGCCCTGGTATTCCGGCCTACGCCGGGCGGCTCCGTACCCTACGCCTTGACGGAGTTCCTGACCTACCGGCTGGGGGTGATACCGGTAGGGATCCTGATCATGGTTGCGTTTTTTGCCATCATGATCACCGTCCTGGGAAAAACGCGTTTTGGACGTAACATCTATGCGGTGGGCGGCAGTGAACGCACTTCGCAGCTATCGGGCATCAACACCAAAAAAGTAAAAATTGCGGTATATGCGCTAGGCGGTATGCTGGCGGCGATCGCAGGCATCTACCTGACCGCAAGGATGGGTACGGGCGACGCGTCGCTTGGAAAAAATTTCTCGCTCGATTCCGTCACCGTCTGCGTACTGGGCGGGCTGAGTCTTGCGGGTGGCGTAGGCAGGCTTTCGGGAATCATAGCGTCCACGTTCGTTATGACTATTTTGAACAACATATTGAACCTCGTTGGGGTCGATTCGTATTGGCAATACGCGCTAAAAGGAGCGATACTGATCCTCATTGTGCTGATATATGCGGTCAAGGATCGTAAGGAGAACTAG
- a CDS encoding sugar ABC transporter ATP-binding protein has protein sequence METLLEVKNIKKSFGDNVVLENIDMSILKGEIHALVGENGAGKSTLMNIICGVLSKDEGTICLEGKAVDVQNPLQASDYGISIIHQEFNLIPHLSVAENIYLGKQPLRTKHFIDSKKIHQSVRELSKRLEVDIRPDTLVKELSVAQQQMVEIMKALSVDAKLIIMDEPTAALTPQEVKFLFDIVQSLKAQNKSIIFITHRINEIMEISDRITVLKDGHMVSTVNTGEISRDDIVNMMVGRKVDSIFPAFEKDKCGETVLEVDGLVVKKGKQGASFAVRKGEIVSIAGLEGQGQREVIRAIFGLETILSGTVKLHGKELRIRSTKDAVQNKIAFLSDDRKQECLCLGLPIYNNICLPILKKISKKGLFVTANEERKLSKEMVKQLRIKTTSLDLEVQSLSGGNQQKVALARCLVAKPGLLIIHEPTRGIDVNAKMEIYRLLRELADSGVAILMVSSDLLETIHTSNRILVCYDHHIIGEVDPESATEEGIINLAVGNKAQTKTAG, from the coding sequence GTGGAAACATTATTGGAAGTAAAAAATATCAAAAAATCATTTGGCGATAACGTTGTGCTGGAAAATATCGATATGAGTATCCTGAAGGGTGAGATCCACGCGCTGGTCGGGGAAAACGGCGCGGGAAAATCGACCCTGATGAACATCATTTGCGGGGTGCTCTCCAAAGATGAAGGGACGATCTGCCTGGAGGGAAAAGCGGTAGATGTACAAAACCCGCTACAGGCGAGCGATTATGGCATCAGCATCATCCACCAGGAATTCAACTTGATCCCGCATTTGTCGGTTGCGGAAAATATTTATTTGGGAAAACAGCCTTTACGCACCAAGCATTTCATCGATTCCAAGAAGATACACCAGAGTGTGCGGGAACTAAGCAAGCGCCTGGAGGTAGATATCCGGCCGGATACCTTGGTAAAAGAATTGAGCGTCGCGCAGCAGCAGATGGTGGAGATCATGAAGGCGCTCAGCGTGGATGCGAAGCTGATCATTATGGATGAACCGACCGCGGCCCTTACGCCGCAGGAGGTGAAATTCCTCTTTGACATCGTGCAGTCGCTAAAAGCACAGAACAAATCCATTATTTTTATTACGCACAGGATCAATGAAATCATGGAAATATCCGACAGGATCACGGTGCTCAAGGACGGTCATATGGTCAGCACCGTGAATACGGGGGAAATCAGCAGGGACGACATCGTAAACATGATGGTTGGGCGCAAGGTGGACAGTATCTTCCCTGCGTTTGAAAAGGATAAATGCGGCGAGACCGTACTGGAAGTGGACGGCCTTGTCGTCAAAAAGGGGAAGCAGGGCGCGAGCTTTGCCGTAAGGAAAGGGGAAATCGTTTCGATTGCCGGGCTGGAAGGCCAGGGCCAACGAGAGGTCATCAGGGCAATCTTTGGGCTGGAAACCATACTTTCGGGAACGGTGAAGCTGCACGGGAAGGAACTGCGGATCCGGTCGACAAAGGATGCGGTGCAAAATAAGATTGCCTTCCTAAGTGACGACAGGAAGCAGGAATGCCTGTGCCTGGGCCTACCCATTTATAACAATATCTGTTTACCCATTTTAAAAAAAATATCCAAAAAGGGCCTGTTCGTAACGGCCAACGAGGAAAGAAAGCTTTCAAAAGAGATGGTAAAGCAATTGCGCATCAAAACGACATCTCTGGACTTGGAGGTACAGTCGCTTTCCGGTGGGAACCAGCAAAAAGTCGCTTTGGCCCGCTGCCTAGTGGCGAAGCCGGGACTTCTGATCATCCATGAACCTACAAGGGGGATCGATGTCAACGCAAAAATGGAAATTTACCGGTTGTTGCGTGAGCTTGCGGACAGCGGCGTAGCGATACTGATGGTTTCCAGCGACCTGCTGGAGACGATCCATACCAGCAACAGGATACTGGTATGCTACGACCACCATATCATCGGGGAAGTCGATCCTGAAAGCGCAACGGAAGAAGGGATCATCAACCTGGCAGTGGGCAACAAGGCGCAAACGAAAACAGCCGGATAA
- a CDS encoding ABC transporter substrate-binding protein, which translates to MKKRVIVLAVVVMMVLAVFATGCTTAEQAAEGSGSAETSAPVAEESAQESSGAGSTQKATDGAAGDGSAAAADGFVDWEVVGTASGEKVDTTEFKKDGPYKIGFSNFSVDNTWRVQMVTELEEEAKRQGIELYEADAGGDISKQISDIQDLLAKGIDALLLAPNSPTATNVVTKQAIAQGIPVITFSSQIEDETAYTAYIGCDDYDFGKVSAEFLLDKIGGKGKVVVLSGMAGNDITAQRTQAWEDALAALPDGGAGIEVLAEYFTDWDYAKGKQAMETALAAYPEIDAVFSHGGAVAQGAIEAMQAAGRDLVPITGETNNGFLKMWLNLKPEGFESVGPGYPSWIGGEALRIALKCLQGEEVDKSLIFENSVVTQDTVEEYARPDLSDSYWGMSALPESLLQELYGE; encoded by the coding sequence ATGAAGAAAAGAGTTATTGTACTTGCCGTTGTTGTAATGATGGTGCTTGCGGTATTCGCGACGGGCTGCACGACGGCTGAACAGGCTGCAGAAGGTTCGGGCAGCGCTGAAACAAGCGCTCCTGTGGCGGAGGAAAGCGCACAGGAATCATCAGGGGCCGGCAGTACGCAAAAAGCAACGGACGGCGCTGCGGGCGACGGGAGCGCAGCCGCGGCGGACGGGTTTGTGGACTGGGAAGTCGTAGGGACAGCCAGCGGCGAGAAAGTGGATACGACCGAATTTAAAAAGGATGGCCCGTATAAGATCGGTTTTTCAAACTTCTCTGTAGACAATACGTGGCGCGTGCAGATGGTAACGGAATTGGAAGAAGAAGCAAAGAGACAGGGCATTGAATTATATGAAGCGGATGCAGGCGGAGATATCTCCAAGCAGATATCCGACATACAGGATTTGCTGGCCAAAGGTATTGATGCCCTGTTATTGGCGCCGAATTCGCCGACCGCGACCAATGTCGTGACAAAACAGGCGATCGCGCAGGGGATTCCGGTTATTACGTTCAGCTCGCAAATCGAGGATGAAACGGCCTATACGGCGTATATCGGCTGCGACGATTATGATTTTGGTAAAGTAAGCGCGGAGTTCCTGCTGGATAAAATCGGCGGCAAAGGCAAAGTCGTCGTATTGAGCGGCATGGCAGGGAACGATATCACCGCGCAAAGGACACAGGCCTGGGAAGACGCCCTCGCGGCATTGCCGGACGGCGGCGCGGGGATCGAAGTTCTGGCGGAATATTTCACGGACTGGGATTATGCCAAAGGGAAACAGGCGATGGAAACCGCACTGGCTGCATATCCGGAGATCGACGCGGTGTTTTCGCACGGCGGCGCGGTAGCGCAGGGGGCGATCGAAGCGATGCAGGCGGCAGGACGAGACCTGGTGCCAATTACAGGGGAAACGAACAACGGCTTCCTGAAGATGTGGCTGAACCTCAAACCGGAAGGCTTTGAGAGCGTAGGCCCCGGCTATCCCTCATGGATCGGCGGCGAAGCGCTGCGCATCGCGCTCAAGTGTTTGCAGGGCGAGGAAGTCGACAAAAGCCTTATCTTTGAAAATTCCGTGGTGACACAGGATACGGTGGAGGAATATGCACGGCCGGATCTCTCGGATTCTTACTGGGGCATGAGCGCTCTTCCGGAAAGCCTGCTACAAGAGCTGTATGGAGAATGA
- a CDS encoding ABC transporter substrate-binding protein, protein MTGKKKYCVVLVITILLAITVVCLLFYIRSREQEQATILNAPVSEESTVPAAPSGNDAILDTQSFKKDGPYTIGFSNISLANTWRVQMANELTAEAERQGVDLIIRDASDSPAQQEADIQELIDLQVDALLVAPDSPIATSHLTKQAIESGIPVIIISTRIQGEDSYTAYIGVDDYEFGYISATWFLEQLDGKGDIIIISGMEGNQITNDRHQAWLDVLHSLPDHGDNINVLETYYSEWSYDQGREIMQDALSKYDKIDGVFSHGGALSQGAIEVMLENGYELVPITGESNNGFLKLWTTLRPTGFSSIAPGYPTWIAAEGLRSAIAILQGESVAKFNILPCTAITDDTLAKYTRQDLSDDFWVISSLTEEQLQYWYGK, encoded by the coding sequence ATGACTGGAAAGAAAAAATATTGTGTTGTTTTGGTTATCACAATACTGCTTGCCATAACGGTGGTTTGTTTGTTGTTCTATATCCGTTCCCGCGAGCAGGAACAGGCTACCATTCTTAATGCGCCCGTTTCCGAAGAAAGTACGGTACCTGCCGCGCCTTCGGGCAACGATGCTATTTTAGATACCCAATCCTTTAAAAAGGACGGCCCATACACAATCGGTTTTTCCAATATTTCGCTGGCGAATACCTGGCGTGTGCAAATGGCCAACGAGCTTACCGCCGAGGCCGAGCGCCAAGGCGTCGACCTCATTATCCGCGATGCAAGCGACAGCCCTGCCCAGCAGGAGGCCGATATACAGGAATTGATCGATTTGCAGGTCGACGCACTATTGGTCGCCCCAGATTCTCCAATCGCCACCAGCCACCTTACAAAACAGGCCATAGAATCGGGGATCCCCGTTATCATTATCAGCACGAGGATACAGGGGGAGGATAGCTATACCGCCTATATTGGCGTGGACGATTATGAATTCGGCTATATCAGCGCCACCTGGTTTTTAGAACAGCTTGACGGCAAAGGCGACATCATCATCATCAGTGGTATGGAGGGCAACCAGATCACCAACGACCGCCACCAAGCCTGGCTTGACGTCCTGCACTCCCTTCCCGACCACGGCGACAATATCAACGTCCTGGAAACATATTATTCCGAATGGTCGTACGACCAGGGACGCGAGATCATGCAGGATGCGCTGTCCAAGTACGATAAGATAGACGGCGTATTTTCCCACGGCGGCGCATTGAGCCAGGGTGCGATCGAGGTTATGCTGGAAAACGGATACGAGCTTGTCCCCATTACCGGGGAATCCAACAACGGTTTCCTAAAGCTATGGACGACCCTGCGCCCAACCGGTTTCAGCAGTATTGCCCCCGGCTATCCCACTTGGATCGCTGCCGAGGGGTTACGCTCCGCCATTGCCATCCTGCAGGGCGAATCCGTCGCCAAATTCAATATTCTGCCCTGTACTGCCATCACAGACGATACGCTCGCAAAATATACGCGGCAGGACTTATCCGACGATTTTTGGGTCATCAGCAGCCTTACGGAAGAACAGCTCCAATACTGGTATGGAAAATAA
- a CDS encoding zinc-dependent alcohol dehydrogenase produces MKAVVLHGKSHLDIEEIQDVRVRKPQEIRIKVRFAAMDEREKRVFAGEEMLADSSEPQIAGSMMSGVVVEVGDEAARFGFQVGDRVAGSDVGPCGNCANCLIGLESACLDMQQVGGVCSQFVVLDKNQLVKIPDGLGYAEACFAILLAKGTKAIEKTNAEPAGALAILSESGIGIMLLLLAMRTDIGKIALVDQSAYRRKLAGLLGADHVIDPQTQNLWEAAAKITDSRGFYAVLDTTAKEELLMPMFYNIKKGGMLVLLSDHHANQVFSFNMLHVTQNCLKVVGLSGFSMKDLWKAVNVLGKYGIGRIVREYPMEEANGAMRDCVDGRNVLPLLRMEG; encoded by the coding sequence ATGAAAGCAGTCGTATTGCACGGGAAAAGCCATCTTGATATCGAGGAGATACAGGACGTGCGGGTGCGAAAGCCGCAGGAGATCCGCATAAAGGTACGCTTCGCGGCCATGGATGAGCGCGAGAAGCGGGTGTTTGCGGGAGAGGAAATGCTTGCGGACAGCTCCGAACCGCAGATTGCGGGCAGCATGATGTCCGGGGTCGTTGTGGAAGTGGGGGATGAAGCGGCCCGGTTTGGGTTCCAGGTAGGGGACAGGGTGGCGGGAAGCGACGTAGGGCCATGCGGGAACTGCGCCAATTGCCTGATCGGCCTTGAAAGCGCGTGCCTGGACATGCAGCAGGTGGGAGGCGTATGTTCACAATTCGTGGTTTTGGATAAAAACCAGTTGGTCAAAATTCCCGACGGACTTGGTTATGCGGAGGCTTGTTTTGCTATTCTGCTGGCAAAAGGGACGAAAGCTATCGAAAAAACGAATGCCGAGCCCGCGGGCGCGCTCGCGATCCTAAGTGAAAGCGGCATCGGCATCATGCTCCTGCTGCTGGCCATGCGTACGGACATCGGTAAAATAGCCCTAGTCGACCAGTCAGCATACAGGAGGAAATTGGCAGGCCTGCTGGGGGCGGATCACGTGATCGATCCCCAGACACAGAATTTGTGGGAGGCGGCGGCAAAGATCACGGACTCAAGGGGGTTTTATGCCGTGCTTGATACTACGGCAAAGGAAGAATTGCTGATGCCGATGTTTTACAACATCAAAAAAGGCGGCATGCTGGTATTATTATCGGATCACCATGCAAACCAAGTATTTTCGTTCAATATGCTGCATGTCACGCAAAATTGCCTGAAAGTTGTCGGGTTGAGCGGCTTTTCCATGAAAGACCTGTGGAAAGCGGTGAATGTGCTTGGCAAGTACGGGATCGGGCGGATCGTCAGGGAATATCCCATGGAGGAGGCCAATGGAGCGATGCGGGACTGCGTCGATGGCAGGAACGTATTGCCGCTGCTCCGTATGGAGGGTTGA